Proteins from a genomic interval of Spiroplasma endosymbiont of Lonchoptera lutea:
- a CDS encoding IS30 family transposase has protein sequence MYKYLTIESIIAIKEYKSYGFSIRKIAKAIDYSKSTVHRVCKLLNQNLLPLEILNQVQKNKQNAGRKLIILTLTEINTINHLLITKNYALDIIADFLKKNKIKNISTKTLYNMFKTNRMGFDEKNLLRKDKNKPHKQKETRGRINNCKSIHERNLIIPNIKNIQEFGHLEGDTIVGKDHKSSIITLADIWSKTTIPLKTKNHKAESITQSIIKFISKLIPGTIKTITFDRGKEFSKWKLIEKNCNVKIYFADAGKPCQRGLNENNNGILRRYLPKSTDLSSYKQKDLNSIAFQINSTPRKSLSYKRPIDLIQLF, from the coding sequence ATGTATAAGTATCTGACTATTGAATCAATAATAGCAATAAAAGAATATAAAAGTTATGGATTTTCTATTCGTAAAATAGCAAAAGCAATTGATTATAGTAAATCAACTGTACACAGAGTTTGTAAATTATTAAATCAAAACTTATTACCATTAGAAATATTGAATCAAGTTCAAAAAAATAAACAAAATGCAGGTAGAAAATTAATAATTTTAACTTTAACAGAAATTAATACTATCAATCATTTGTTAATTACTAAAAATTATGCTCTTGATATAATTGCTGATTTTTTAAAGAAAAATAAAATAAAAAATATTTCAACAAAAACTTTATATAACATGTTTAAAACAAATCGAATGGGTTTTGATGAAAAAAATTTATTGAGAAAAGACAAAAATAAACCTCATAAACAAAAAGAAACTAGGGGCAGAATTAATAATTGTAAATCTATTCATGAAAGAAATTTAATCATTCCAAATATTAAAAATATACAAGAATTTGGCCATTTAGAGGGAGATACTATCGTTGGTAAAGATCATAAAAGTTCTATTATTACTTTAGCTGATATATGATCAAAAACCACAATTCCTTTGAAAACTAAAAATCATAAAGCAGAAAGTATTACACAAAGTATAATAAAATTTATTTCAAAATTAATACCAGGAACAATTAAAACTATTACTTTTGATCGTGGTAAAGAATTTAGTAAATGAAAATTAATTGAAAAAAATTGTAATGTTAAAATTTATTTTGCAGATGCCGGCAAACCTTGTCAAAGAGGTTTAAATGAGAACAATAATGGTATTTTAAGAAGATATTTACCAAAATCTACTGATTTATCTTCATATAAACAAAAAGACTTAAATTCTATAGCATTTCAAATTAATTCTACACCCAGAAAATCATTATCTTATAAAAGACCAATAGATTTAATACAATTATTTTAA
- a CDS encoding IS3 family transposase (programmed frameshift) yields the protein MGNKTSYSEEFKKQIVMLYKNDKSVINLGKEYNLPKPTIYSWIKNYNNSGSFKAKDNRTVEENELIYLRKENQQLRMENDIFKASSTDNREKITIINNNKNKYSVRKICKILGLLKSTYYYQTNYYQTNKCTKFDVNNYEQEVISAFNKSRKIYGARKIKAVLIRKNIILSRRKIRFIMIKNNLVSKYTKLKYCNHKKTVNNDEINNVLNRQFNDKKPNEVVVSDLTYVQVGTKWHYICLLIDLFNREVIGYSAGPNKTAELVQQAFHKITRPLNKITLFHTDRGNEFKNKIIDEILITFKIKRSLSSKGCPYDNAVAEATYKTFKTEFINGKKFANLTQLKCELFDFVNWYNNIRIHGSLNYLTPVEFRKYQST from the exons ATGGGAAATAAAACCTCATACTCTGAAGAATTTAAAAAACAAATTGTAATGCTATACAAAAATGACAAAAGTGTTATTAATTTAGGGAAAGAATATAATTTACCAAAACCAACTATTTATAGTTGAATTAAAAATTATAATAATTCTGGGTCATTTAAAGCAAAAGATAATCGCACTGTCGAAGAAAATGAATTAATTTACTTGCGAAAAGAAAACCAACAATTACGAATGGAAAATGACATTT TTAAAGCAAGCAGCACTGATAATCGGGAAAAAATAACAATAATTAATAACAACAAAAATAAATATTCAGTGAGGAAAATATGTAAGATTTTAGGTTTACTAAAATCAACATATTATTATCAAACTAATTATTATCAAACTAATAAATGCACCAAGTTTGATGTTAATAATTATGAACAAGAAGTTATCAGTGCATTTAATAAAAGTCGCAAGATTTATGGTGCTCGTAAAATTAAAGCTGTTTTAATAAGAAAAAATATCATTTTATCACGACGAAAAATCCGATTCATTATGATCAAAAATAATTTGGTTTCTAAATACACCAAGTTAAAATATTGTAATCATAAAAAAACAGTTAATAATGACGAAATTAATAATGTTTTAAATCGTCAATTTAATGACAAAAAACCAAATGAAGTTGTTGTTAGTGATTTAACATATGTTCAAGTTGGCACTAAATGACATTATATTTGTTTATTAATTGACTTGTTTAATCGCGAAGTAATTGGCTATAGTGCTGGACCAAATAAAACTGCTGAATTAGTTCAACAAGCTTTTCACAAGATAACACGACCATTAAATAAAATAACTTTATTTCATACTGATCGTGGTAATGAGTTTAAAAATAAAATTATTGATGAAATTTTAATAACCTTTAAAATTAAAAGATCATTAAGCTCCAAAGGATGCCCATATGATAATGCTGTTGCTGAAGCAACTTACAAAACCTTTAAAACCGAATTTATTAACGGTAAAAAATTTGCAAACTTAACACAACTAAAATGCGAACTATTTGATTTTGTTAATTGATATAACAATATTCGAATTCATGGCAGTTTAAATTATTTAACTCCCGTTGAATTTAGAAAATACCAGTCTACATAA